In Bifidobacterium actinocoloniiforme DSM 22766, a genomic segment contains:
- a CDS encoding RICIN domain-containing protein, whose amino-acid sequence MSFVQKFFALTAAAGMCLLGTGANPAWAEALVDTVASAEPDNQAFASTVSTEEQLPADKLPDAVSDAIPDGATLVSKNLAVADSGETKDVKTGKTVTDPKLVGTESKPADPLAKTNGRSFIPVPMGLVKEQMDGKEPDSASKVGGDEAVRQSVFSGNMHSQPRRHAEPGRYMSYGQTLQDAAPSPARTVALQNNQYGAYWGMYNGTQAFFQADGGLFAQQAKGVIDVSEWQGDINWEAARNSGVEGAIIRIGYGWGNGFDNKALRNISECKRLGIPFGIYLYSYAYDSGTASSEGANVVDLLRRAGVGPGDLKYPVYYDLELWSWSGHRPPTNPAVYDGIVNSWWWQLQSAGYNKLSVYSYTHYLNTALNSGNIRSRTDWVASYGSRPGFNYPANERCWQYSDGGRINGIKGSVDLNACGLHDFAAELNVNDLPRVNLPDGEYYINSWLKDSSGIDIAGASAASGVPLHLYSYNNSGAQRFVFSKQSDGSYVITNVNSGKALDVSNAVAGNNATVWQYDCNGSTAQRWFIRDAGNSYYLQSALGNWVLDIEGASTADNARVALYQPNGTGAQRFTLASVTTIEANTWYRIRSSINTGLVLDVPGGSMESGTRIQIYPWNGTDAQLYTFKQVGNGIYEISNARSGNNLEIAGGQTQNAAPVQQYQLNGTQSQRWQVRNSGGGEFSFVGSLSNKAMDISGAQAVSGQQMQIYSQNGTAAQKWVLSNEPTVRQRLDQLAAQHRNDVKDGSYVIASGENNRYKVDVAGGTSDNNGKVQLYAGNGTRAQQWVVRHDSQGYLTIMNAGSGKLMDVAGANMSSGARVQQYQANGTYAQKWVAVRQSDGSSKLISALSSDLVLDLPGGAVANNNGLQLYMANGTQAQNWRFE is encoded by the coding sequence ATGAGCTTTGTACAGAAATTCTTTGCATTGACCGCTGCTGCGGGTATGTGCTTGTTGGGGACCGGGGCTAATCCTGCATGGGCTGAGGCTCTCGTTGACACGGTTGCTTCTGCTGAACCAGATAACCAGGCGTTTGCTTCAACGGTATCGACTGAAGAACAGTTGCCTGCTGACAAGCTGCCGGATGCGGTTTCTGATGCGATTCCCGACGGTGCGACCTTGGTATCCAAGAATCTCGCTGTAGCGGATTCGGGAGAGACCAAGGACGTAAAGACGGGGAAGACAGTCACCGACCCAAAATTGGTTGGCACGGAAAGCAAACCCGCCGATCCTTTGGCGAAGACGAATGGACGCTCGTTCATCCCCGTTCCTATGGGGCTAGTCAAGGAACAGATGGATGGTAAGGAACCCGATTCGGCGAGCAAGGTTGGTGGTGATGAGGCCGTTCGTCAGTCCGTCTTTAGCGGAAACATGCACAGTCAGCCTCGTCGTCATGCTGAACCAGGTCGTTACATGTCATACGGTCAGACTCTTCAGGACGCCGCTCCGTCTCCCGCCCGAACTGTGGCTTTGCAGAACAACCAGTATGGTGCGTATTGGGGTATGTACAATGGCACGCAGGCCTTCTTCCAGGCTGATGGCGGGCTATTCGCACAGCAAGCTAAAGGTGTTATTGACGTTTCCGAGTGGCAGGGCGATATCAACTGGGAGGCGGCTCGCAATTCTGGCGTGGAAGGTGCCATCATCCGTATCGGTTACGGCTGGGGCAACGGATTCGACAACAAGGCATTGCGCAACATCAGTGAGTGCAAACGCTTGGGCATACCTTTCGGCATCTACTTATACTCGTATGCATATGACAGTGGTACCGCCTCTTCCGAGGGTGCGAATGTCGTCGACCTTCTGCGTCGCGCTGGTGTCGGACCAGGGGATTTGAAGTACCCGGTGTACTACGACTTGGAGCTGTGGTCTTGGTCGGGGCATCGTCCACCCACCAACCCCGCGGTATACGACGGAATCGTGAACTCCTGGTGGTGGCAATTGCAGAGCGCCGGCTACAACAAGCTGTCGGTGTATTCCTATACGCATTACCTGAACACAGCGCTGAATTCCGGCAATATCCGCTCTAGAACAGACTGGGTGGCCAGTTATGGTTCTCGGCCTGGTTTCAACTATCCGGCCAACGAACGTTGCTGGCAGTACTCGGATGGAGGCCGCATCAACGGCATCAAAGGTTCTGTGGATTTGAATGCTTGCGGCCTGCACGATTTCGCGGCCGAGCTTAATGTAAACGATTTGCCCCGGGTAAATCTGCCGGATGGGGAATACTATATCAACTCTTGGCTTAAGGATTCCTCAGGCATTGACATTGCTGGTGCTAGCGCGGCTTCAGGTGTTCCTCTTCATCTATATAGTTACAACAATTCAGGAGCTCAGCGTTTCGTCTTTAGCAAACAAAGCGATGGCTCGTATGTGATTACTAATGTCAACTCAGGCAAGGCTTTAGATGTGTCTAATGCGGTGGCTGGCAACAATGCAACAGTTTGGCAGTATGACTGCAATGGAAGCACTGCTCAACGATGGTTTATCCGTGATGCAGGCAATTCATACTACTTGCAATCGGCTTTGGGCAACTGGGTGTTGGATATCGAAGGGGCTTCAACTGCCGACAATGCTCGCGTTGCTCTCTATCAACCCAATGGAACGGGGGCTCAACGATTTACCCTTGCTTCTGTAACTACTATCGAGGCAAATACTTGGTATCGGATTCGGTCGTCTATCAACACAGGACTAGTGCTTGATGTACCAGGTGGTTCAATGGAAAGCGGCACCCGCATTCAGATTTACCCCTGGAATGGTACTGATGCTCAGCTTTATACTTTTAAACAAGTGGGTAATGGTATTTATGAAATAAGTAATGCTAGATCAGGAAATAACCTTGAAATAGCTGGTGGTCAGACTCAGAACGCCGCTCCAGTTCAGCAGTATCAGCTGAACGGGACCCAGTCCCAGCGTTGGCAAGTGCGTAATTCCGGTGGCGGTGAATTCAGTTTTGTCGGTAGCCTGTCCAATAAAGCTATGGATATATCTGGAGCCCAAGCCGTGTCTGGCCAACAGATGCAGATATACAGCCAGAACGGTACTGCAGCTCAAAAGTGGGTACTGTCCAACGAGCCAACAGTCCGGCAGCGTCTAGACCAGTTGGCTGCTCAACATCGTAATGATGTTAAGGACGGTAGCTATGTAATCGCATCAGGGGAAAACAACAGATACAAGGTTGACGTAGCTGGCGGCACTTCCGACAACAATGGGAAGGTGCAGCTTTATGCAGGCAACGGTACTCGGGCTCAGCAATGGGTTGTTCGGCATGACAGTCAAGGATACTTAACAATCATGAATGCTGGTTCAGGTAAACTGATGGACGTCGCCGGTGCGAACATGTCCTCCGGTGCCCGTGTCCAGCAATATCAGGCGAATGGGACTTATGCTCAGAAGTGGGTGGCTGTCCGACAGAGCGATGGAAGCAGCAAGCTCATTTCTGCTTTGTCCTCGGATTTAGTTCTTGACTTACCAGGGGGTGCGGTAGCGAACAATAATGGTCTCCAGCTATACATGGCTAATGGTACCCAAGCCCAGAACTGGCGATTTGAATAA
- a CDS encoding metal-dependent transcriptional regulator → MDLDDLSANSQDYLKIIWDLQEWDPSPVQPSALAKRVGVKLSTVSGAMNRLGAAGLVEHRPYGGVDLTSLGRQYAIRMVRRHRLMETFLVETLGYSWDEVHEEAESLEHAVSDRLVNRIDALLGHPDRDPHGDSIPAATGELPDRKDSIPLSQAPQGAFARVDRVSDEDPEMLRYLKSKQIQVGSLLRIAPQPPYSDAIVVELMEGTSGTSTGVELVFGPAAAERVRVCRVG, encoded by the coding sequence ATGGATTTGGACGATTTATCGGCGAACTCGCAGGACTATCTGAAGATTATCTGGGACCTGCAGGAGTGGGATCCGAGTCCGGTGCAGCCCTCGGCTCTGGCGAAGCGTGTAGGTGTCAAGCTATCCACGGTCTCCGGTGCCATGAACCGTCTTGGGGCCGCAGGCCTGGTGGAGCATCGGCCATATGGAGGTGTGGATCTGACCTCTCTTGGCCGCCAGTATGCGATTCGAATGGTGCGCCGCCATCGGCTCATGGAGACTTTCTTGGTGGAGACTTTGGGCTACAGCTGGGACGAGGTGCACGAGGAGGCGGAAAGTCTGGAGCATGCGGTTTCGGACCGGTTGGTGAACCGAATAGATGCGCTGCTGGGCCATCCCGATCGTGACCCGCATGGCGACTCCATCCCCGCTGCTACTGGTGAATTGCCTGATCGCAAGGACTCAATCCCTCTGTCACAGGCTCCCCAGGGTGCCTTTGCACGTGTGGATCGCGTCTCGGATGAGGATCCCGAGATGCTGCGTTACCTCAAAAGCAAGCAAATTCAAGTTGGTTCCCTCCTGCGTATAGCCCCTCAGCCTCCTTACTCTGATGCAATCGTGGTCGAATTGATGGAAGGGACTAGCGGCACATCCACGGGAGTGGAATTGGTCTTTGGACCTGCGGCGGCGGAGCGAGTCAGAGTCTGCCGTGTCGGCTGA
- a CDS encoding Nramp family divalent metal transporter, producing MASKPADDSNARPIAHTRKQTPSAAHENRRTADMTVDNSAESTATVKGGARNPSSHQHRPILLVQTANGRSLEEVNSSIPVPRNKTSFWRNLAAFSGPGALVAVGYMDPGNWITSIGGGAQYGYLLMSVVLISSLIAMMLQYMSAKLGIVTGLDLAQATREHTGRKLSFVLWICTELAVMATDIAEVIGGAIALKLLFGIPLVVGVALTVLDVLILLLLTHLGFRRIEAIVAGLIMVIMLIFVYEVILARPDVPAMLEGFIPNKTILGRGQLTMALGIVGATVMPHNLYLHSSIVQTRDFDRSDDKQVANAVRFATWDSNIQLTGAFIVNCLLLALGAAMFFGHGESLDTFTALYNALGDQSIAGPVASGLLSTLFAVALLASGQNSTITGTLTGQIVMEGFIRMRIPIWLRRLVTRVISIIPVLICTVIFGGKESALDSLLVYSQVFLCVALPISMVPLVWFTSSRKIMGKYANPKWLAALAWVVVAVLSALNVQLAIQDVSELIALL from the coding sequence ATGGCGAGCAAACCAGCAGATGACTCGAACGCCCGACCGATTGCGCACACCAGGAAACAAACACCCAGCGCAGCGCACGAAAACAGGCGAACAGCAGACATGACCGTCGACAACAGCGCCGAGTCAACCGCTACAGTCAAGGGCGGCGCAAGAAATCCCTCATCCCATCAACACCGACCCATCCTCCTTGTGCAGACAGCCAACGGCCGCTCCCTCGAGGAGGTCAACTCCTCCATTCCTGTCCCCAGGAACAAGACTTCTTTCTGGCGCAACCTGGCCGCCTTTTCGGGCCCCGGAGCCCTGGTGGCCGTAGGATACATGGACCCGGGCAACTGGATCACCTCGATCGGGGGCGGCGCCCAATACGGTTACCTGCTGATGTCCGTGGTGCTCATCTCCAGTCTGATCGCGATGATGCTGCAATACATGTCCGCCAAGTTGGGCATCGTCACCGGCCTGGACTTGGCCCAGGCCACGCGGGAGCACACCGGCCGCAAGCTCAGCTTCGTCCTCTGGATCTGCACCGAGCTGGCCGTCATGGCCACCGACATAGCCGAGGTAATCGGCGGCGCCATCGCATTGAAGCTCCTGTTCGGCATCCCCCTGGTCGTGGGCGTGGCGCTGACCGTGCTCGACGTGCTGATCCTCCTGTTGCTCACCCATTTGGGTTTCCGTCGAATCGAGGCCATCGTTGCCGGGCTGATCATGGTCATCATGCTGATCTTCGTTTATGAGGTCATCCTCGCCCGCCCCGATGTGCCCGCCATGCTAGAGGGTTTCATCCCCAACAAGACGATCCTGGGCAGGGGCCAGCTGACCATGGCCCTCGGCATCGTCGGCGCCACGGTCATGCCCCACAACCTCTACTTGCACTCCTCCATTGTGCAGACACGCGACTTCGACCGCTCCGATGACAAGCAAGTGGCCAACGCGGTCCGTTTCGCCACCTGGGACTCCAACATACAGCTGACCGGCGCCTTCATCGTCAACTGCCTCCTACTCGCGCTAGGCGCGGCCATGTTCTTCGGCCACGGCGAAAGTCTGGACACCTTCACCGCCCTATACAACGCCTTGGGCGACCAGTCCATCGCCGGCCCTGTGGCCTCGGGCCTGCTGAGCACACTGTTCGCCGTGGCCCTCCTGGCCTCGGGGCAGAACTCCACCATCACCGGCACCCTGACCGGGCAGATCGTGATGGAGGGCTTCATCCGCATGCGCATCCCCATCTGGCTGCGCCGCCTGGTCACCCGCGTCATCTCGATTATTCCGGTCCTGATCTGCACGGTCATCTTCGGCGGCAAGGAATCGGCCCTGGACAGCCTTTTGGTCTATTCGCAGGTCTTCTTGTGCGTGGCCCTGCCCATCTCGATGGTCCCCCTGGTCTGGTTCACCTCGTCGCGCAAAATCATGGGCAAGTACGCCAATCCCAAGTGGCTGGCCGCACTGGCCTGGGTGGTGGTTGCGGTCCTGTCCGCGCTGAACGTCCAACTCGCCATCCAAGATGTAAGCGAGCTGATAGCCCTGCTATAA
- a CDS encoding catalase produces the protein MNAKLTTNEGQPWGDNTHSQTAGKRGPILMQDYQLLEKLAHFNRERTPERVVHAKGAGAKGTFKLTRDMSQYTKADLFNGEGKETPVLIRFSQVAGEAGYPDTMRDVRGFALRFYTAEGNYDVVGNNTPVFFVNDPLKFPDFIHSQKRDPATHLRSQEMQWDFWSHSPESLHQVTYLMGDRGNPASYRTMNGYGSHTFKWVNAQGEQFWVKYHFISAQGVKDMTNEQAAKAASEDTDYLLHDLYSAIDQGDYPSWKVCVQILPYEEGLNYKTDIFDVTKTVSKKDYPRIEIGEFTLNQNPVNYFDEVEEAAFSPANFVPGIEPSPDKLLQGRLFGYKDAERYRLGANYEQLPINRPVNEVHNYERDGFMAQGQDGSVNYEPNSHDGPVEDHDARMHADSEALTSQAEYSRPYEVDHFSQAGDLYRLMKPEEKDRMIETIKSTLGTVDSEEIKILETKQFHQADHEYGERVAQALGLSMDSIR, from the coding sequence ATGAACGCAAAGCTCACCACTAACGAAGGCCAGCCCTGGGGCGACAACACCCACAGCCAAACCGCCGGCAAACGCGGACCCATCCTGATGCAGGACTACCAGCTGCTGGAAAAGCTAGCCCACTTCAACCGCGAGCGCACCCCCGAGCGTGTGGTCCACGCCAAAGGGGCGGGTGCCAAGGGCACATTCAAACTCACTCGCGACATGAGTCAATACACCAAGGCCGACCTATTCAACGGTGAAGGCAAGGAGACGCCAGTGCTGATTCGCTTCTCCCAAGTGGCCGGAGAGGCAGGTTACCCCGACACCATGCGCGACGTGCGCGGCTTCGCCCTGCGTTTTTACACGGCCGAGGGCAACTACGACGTGGTGGGCAACAACACGCCCGTCTTCTTCGTGAACGACCCGCTCAAGTTCCCCGACTTCATTCATTCGCAAAAGCGCGATCCGGCCACCCACCTGCGCTCCCAAGAGATGCAGTGGGACTTCTGGTCGCACTCCCCCGAGTCTCTCCACCAGGTGACCTACCTGATGGGCGACCGCGGCAATCCGGCCTCCTACCGGACCATGAACGGCTACGGCTCCCACACCTTCAAGTGGGTCAACGCGCAAGGTGAGCAGTTCTGGGTCAAGTACCATTTCATCAGCGCCCAAGGCGTTAAAGACATGACCAACGAGCAGGCCGCCAAGGCAGCCTCCGAAGACACGGACTATTTGCTGCACGACCTCTACAGCGCGATTGACCAGGGCGATTACCCGTCCTGGAAGGTGTGCGTGCAAATCCTACCCTACGAGGAAGGGTTGAATTACAAGACCGACATCTTCGATGTGACTAAGACCGTCTCCAAGAAGGACTATCCGCGCATCGAGATTGGCGAGTTCACGCTGAATCAGAATCCGGTCAATTATTTCGACGAAGTGGAGGAGGCGGCTTTCTCGCCCGCTAACTTCGTTCCTGGCATCGAGCCTTCACCCGACAAGCTCTTGCAGGGCCGCCTCTTCGGCTACAAGGACGCCGAACGCTACCGCCTTGGCGCCAACTACGAGCAGCTGCCCATCAACCGACCGGTCAACGAGGTGCATAATTACGAGCGCGACGGCTTCATGGCCCAGGGCCAGGACGGCTCGGTCAACTATGAGCCCAACTCCCACGACGGCCCCGTTGAGGACCATGACGCGCGTATGCACGCCGACAGCGAGGCGCTGACCAGCCAAGCCGAGTACTCACGCCCCTACGAGGTGGACCACTTCTCCCAGGCCGGCGACCTCTACCGTCTGATGAAGCCGGAAGAGAAGGACCGGATGATTGAGACCATCAAGTCGACCCTAGGCACTGTGGACAGCGAAGAGATCAAGATCTTGGAGACCAAGCAGTTCCACCAGGCCGACCATGAGTACGGCGAGCGCGTAGCCCAGGCCCTGGGTCTGTCGATGGATTCCATCCGCTGA
- a CDS encoding DUF2142 domain-containing protein, whose protein sequence is MIPLLVAFVVLCLLSAHAVNGFPGMKWVRGMAGVVSFLFLIAVELGLYISFSPNPSGTWIGGIQSRYFIPVIPVVALLLPDMGIEKISVKKALGWCYILVVLSYAGMIITHVAG, encoded by the coding sequence ATGATCCCTCTGCTGGTCGCCTTTGTGGTGCTGTGCCTGTTGTCCGCTCACGCCGTCAACGGTTTTCCTGGCATGAAGTGGGTGAGGGGCATGGCCGGTGTCGTATCCTTCCTTTTTCTGATTGCGGTAGAGCTGGGCCTGTATATCTCCTTCTCCCCCAATCCTTCTGGAACCTGGATCGGGGGTATTCAGAGTCGATACTTTATTCCTGTTATTCCTGTTGTAGCTTTACTGCTGCCTGATATGGGTATCGAGAAAATATCTGTGAAGAAGGCTTTAGGCTGGTGCTATATCCTCGTGGTACTGTCCTATGCGGGGATGATAATCACCCACGTAGCAGGTTAG
- a CDS encoding glycosyltransferase, with translation MPTFFSLSRSAQERLNAFSPRLRALAESAMNYHSLLTPGAAIEYLFYMGQARQYPRLTDTSTVSGELTSDAGLHPFLKVRAISSSTGSLAQTGKLRQQSTSHAVRHILLTPDQATDADARAIARGSLPKRVYRICEEHAPISFDYVREALRHVAEHDMRKRIARIHEDSHPDSAHMQSSQVEANSHISAHDAKRQGAVVIAAHWLQPGGAERWAMETVRLVSQTGMVPIVITDNDSHQLWITRPELRSALVLCLSLPLTSGAEGMSLMDSLYGQFDIRAILIHHNQWMYDQLPRVKQRHPNTMVVDSLHILEYRHRGGYPCQAVRYDPYIDIHHVISPQLRDWLVRAQGIDAGKVVLAPLMGMTTGATRKEVKPKAEDNRLCVAFVGRVTRQKRPEVFIRISALLEHAQPGAFRFLMHGNGDLDDKVDQEITRAGLTSVVERRDISIPASQTYKEADVLLVTSDNEGLTLTTMEAISAGIPTLSATVGAQSTLIPKQGLLPRRSADLARAATRVLKHLLVDESDRASLWQAERGRLDEFARLTTANEYYETMLKHEASHSS, from the coding sequence ATGCCTACATTCTTCTCTCTGAGCCGCTCCGCACAGGAGAGACTGAACGCCTTCAGTCCACGATTGCGTGCCCTGGCCGAATCCGCCATGAACTACCACAGCCTGCTCACGCCAGGCGCAGCCATAGAATACCTCTTTTATATGGGCCAGGCCCGCCAGTACCCCCGACTGACAGACACCAGCACGGTCAGCGGGGAATTGACCAGCGACGCAGGGCTGCATCCTTTCCTGAAAGTCAGGGCCATCTCATCATCGACGGGCTCATTGGCGCAGACAGGCAAACTCCGCCAGCAATCAACCAGCCATGCCGTCCGCCACATCCTACTTACGCCGGACCAGGCAACCGATGCGGACGCTCGCGCCATCGCTCGGGGCAGCCTGCCCAAACGCGTGTATCGCATATGCGAGGAGCACGCCCCCATCAGCTTTGACTACGTCCGGGAAGCACTTCGCCATGTCGCGGAGCACGACATGCGCAAGCGCATCGCCCGGATACATGAAGACAGTCATCCAGACTCTGCGCATATGCAGTCATCTCAGGTCGAAGCAAACTCCCACATCTCCGCGCATGACGCAAAACGCCAGGGCGCTGTTGTGATCGCCGCCCACTGGCTGCAACCAGGAGGAGCCGAACGCTGGGCCATGGAAACAGTTCGGCTCGTCTCTCAGACAGGCATGGTGCCCATCGTCATCACCGACAATGACAGCCACCAGCTGTGGATAACCCGCCCAGAGCTACGCTCCGCCCTAGTCCTATGCCTCAGCCTTCCTCTGACGTCCGGAGCAGAGGGGATGTCGCTCATGGACTCCCTGTATGGGCAATTCGACATCCGCGCCATCCTAATCCACCACAACCAGTGGATGTATGACCAGCTGCCCAGAGTCAAACAACGCCACCCGAATACCATGGTGGTGGATTCCCTGCACATTCTGGAATACCGACATCGGGGAGGGTATCCCTGCCAAGCGGTCCGGTATGATCCTTACATCGACATCCATCACGTCATCTCCCCCCAGCTCCGGGATTGGCTGGTCCGTGCGCAAGGAATCGACGCAGGCAAGGTGGTACTGGCTCCGCTGATGGGCATGACGACGGGGGCGACCCGAAAGGAAGTCAAGCCAAAAGCCGAAGACAATAGGCTATGCGTCGCCTTCGTGGGCAGGGTGACCCGCCAGAAAAGACCTGAGGTCTTCATCAGGATCTCGGCCCTTCTGGAACATGCGCAACCAGGAGCTTTTCGTTTCCTCATGCACGGCAATGGAGATCTCGACGATAAGGTCGATCAGGAGATTACGCGTGCGGGATTGACCTCGGTGGTGGAACGGCGCGACATATCCATTCCAGCTTCACAGACCTACAAGGAAGCGGATGTCCTGCTAGTCACGTCAGACAATGAGGGCTTGACGCTCACCACAATGGAAGCCATCAGTGCGGGAATACCAACACTGAGCGCGACCGTAGGAGCCCAATCCACTCTGATTCCCAAACAGGGGCTACTCCCCCGCCGCAGCGCTGACCTGGCGAGAGCCGCGACCCGAGTCTTGAAGCATCTGCTTGTCGACGAATCCGATCGGGCTAGCCTGTGGCAGGCTGAACGTGGACGTTTGGACGAGTTTGCCCGTCTGACCACCGCCAATGAATATTATGAAACTATGCTGAAACACGAGGCTTCTCACAGCTCATAA
- a CDS encoding glycosyltransferase yields the protein MDIQTGSATDGTQASLPFSLLMPVYAGDRADYVRKALLSNTVEQNLPPSQVVLVQDGPVGSGIAQLLDSLPAMLTEQFIAAGRADKQPELEIVRLPHNAGLAKALNQGLRHCGYDLVARADSDDISMPERFEAIVPLLTGSAGNRFDVVGSFIQEFSDEQDDPGQVRELPTGGAELEAFARLRSPLHHPSVAFRRSVVASVGGYPEGQGRFEDYLLWERMILAGARLCNVPLPLVLYRVDAGAYERRGGLPMFIDELRMQNRFRSDGFTTAPQFVRNVCIRALYRLLPTPVRTVGYRCLTGLRHALRPVRE from the coding sequence ATGGACATACAAACCGGCAGCGCCACCGACGGCACGCAGGCTTCCCTTCCGTTCAGCCTATTGATGCCAGTGTACGCGGGTGACCGGGCTGACTATGTGCGAAAGGCGTTGCTGTCCAATACCGTGGAACAGAATCTCCCTCCCTCGCAAGTGGTGCTTGTCCAGGATGGACCAGTCGGCTCGGGCATAGCGCAACTCCTCGACTCCCTCCCGGCTATGTTGACCGAACAATTCATAGCAGCAGGTAGAGCGGACAAGCAGCCCGAACTGGAAATCGTGCGCCTTCCGCATAATGCCGGTCTGGCTAAAGCTTTGAACCAAGGCCTGCGACATTGCGGATATGATCTTGTGGCACGGGCCGATAGTGACGACATCTCCATGCCTGAACGGTTTGAAGCCATCGTTCCCCTACTCACCGGTAGCGCGGGGAACAGGTTCGATGTGGTAGGCAGCTTTATCCAAGAATTCTCGGACGAGCAGGATGACCCGGGGCAAGTTCGAGAGCTTCCGACGGGAGGGGCCGAACTTGAGGCTTTCGCCAGGCTTCGTTCGCCGCTGCACCACCCGAGCGTGGCGTTCAGAAGATCCGTGGTTGCTTCCGTGGGAGGATACCCTGAAGGGCAAGGAAGGTTCGAGGATTACCTCCTATGGGAGCGTATGATACTGGCAGGCGCCCGCCTATGCAATGTCCCCCTTCCTTTAGTCCTGTACCGTGTCGATGCCGGAGCCTACGAGCGAAGGGGAGGATTACCCATGTTCATTGATGAACTGCGCATGCAGAATCGCTTCCGGTCCGACGGCTTCACCACCGCCCCGCAATTTGTGCGAAATGTATGCATACGAGCCCTGTACAGGCTACTGCCCACTCCAGTGCGTACAGTCGGTTATCGCTGCCTCACTGGCCTGCGACATGCGCTTCGTCCTGTCAGGGAGTAG